Proteins found in one Haloferax litoreum genomic segment:
- a CDS encoding metal ABC transporter ATP-binding protein, with product MTASDRASEGRSASQSEEAIVELSNVEFGYTASPVVEDISLRIDPGEYVAVVGPNGSGKSTLMKLMLGLLRPDDGTATLFGEPSHVFDDGARIGYVAQHASASKEMPITVREVVRMGRFPHVGFGRLSAEDDRIVDDALETVGMTAFANRRVTKLSGGQRQRAFIARALASEADLLVLDEPTVGVDAESVDAFYELLESLNESGITILLIEHDLSAVTEHADRVVCLNREIYFDGPTEEFVESDALARAFGTAATFLGGN from the coding sequence ATGACCGCTTCCGACCGGGCGTCTGAAGGTCGGTCTGCGTCGCAGTCCGAAGAAGCAATCGTCGAACTCTCGAACGTCGAGTTCGGCTACACCGCGAGCCCTGTCGTCGAAGACATCTCACTCCGCATCGACCCCGGCGAGTACGTCGCTGTCGTCGGCCCGAACGGGTCTGGGAAGTCGACGCTGATGAAACTCATGTTGGGCCTGCTCCGCCCCGACGATGGCACCGCGACCCTGTTCGGCGAACCGTCACACGTCTTCGACGACGGTGCCCGAATCGGCTACGTCGCTCAGCATGCGAGTGCCTCGAAGGAGATGCCCATCACGGTGCGCGAAGTCGTGCGCATGGGTCGGTTCCCACACGTCGGGTTCGGACGTCTCTCTGCCGAAGACGACCGAATCGTCGACGACGCTCTCGAAACAGTCGGCATGACGGCCTTCGCAAACCGGCGCGTGACGAAACTCTCCGGTGGCCAGCGACAACGAGCGTTCATTGCACGGGCACTCGCGAGTGAAGCAGACCTGCTCGTGCTGGACGAACCGACCGTTGGGGTGGACGCGGAATCGGTCGACGCCTTCTACGAACTGCTCGAATCGCTCAACGAGTCGGGTATCACCATCCTACTCATCGAACACGACCTGAGCGCAGTCACCGAACACGCAGACCGAGTCGTCTGTCTCAACCGTGAGATATACTTCGACGGCCCGACCGAGGAGTTCGTCGAGAGCGACGCACTCGCTCGCGCGTTCGGGACGGCAGCGACGTTCTTGGGAGGGAACTGA
- a CDS encoding metal ABC transporter substrate-binding protein, with product MTNESRFERERTVSRRRVLAAGTGLVTAGLAGCLGGTGGASESDSNSNAIESDDGPVVVASFFSFYDFARKVAKDTPVTLKNLIPTGLHGHGWEPDASVTRDIIEADAFVHVGEDFQPWADRAIQTLKDDDVDTQLINVREGVELVELAASLDREEEGVGQGRGKDPHFWLDPQRAKTAVDNITEGLVELAPEYEDTFRDNAATYKTEVLDRIDRDYQRIFDEAERKVVQLAAHNAFQYIGVRYGVEMRPLVVNLAASGDVKPSDITEAKRVIDENDIKYVGAGVFETRKPAKQLIAETDVEAYYPVTPYAGVREDWVENDWGYEEIAYNINMPTFEIVLGNKTPDEVGYDGWNDEWRNFE from the coding sequence ATGACCAACGAATCTCGTTTCGAACGAGAACGAACGGTATCTCGACGGCGCGTACTCGCCGCTGGAACCGGTCTCGTGACTGCTGGCCTCGCCGGGTGTCTCGGTGGAACTGGCGGTGCTTCTGAGAGTGATTCGAACTCGAACGCCATCGAATCTGACGACGGTCCCGTCGTCGTCGCGTCTTTCTTCAGTTTCTACGATTTCGCCCGAAAGGTTGCGAAGGACACACCGGTGACGCTGAAGAACTTGATTCCCACGGGTCTCCACGGCCACGGGTGGGAACCCGACGCGAGTGTCACACGGGACATCATCGAGGCGGACGCCTTCGTCCACGTCGGAGAGGACTTCCAACCGTGGGCCGACCGCGCGATTCAGACGCTGAAAGACGACGACGTGGACACGCAACTCATCAACGTCCGCGAGGGCGTCGAACTCGTCGAACTCGCCGCCAGTCTCGACAGAGAAGAAGAGGGCGTGGGCCAGGGCCGAGGGAAGGACCCTCACTTTTGGCTCGACCCTCAGCGCGCGAAGACCGCTGTGGACAACATCACCGAGGGCCTCGTCGAACTCGCACCCGAGTACGAAGACACCTTCCGGGACAACGCCGCGACGTACAAGACCGAGGTTCTCGACCGAATCGACCGCGACTACCAGCGTATCTTCGACGAAGCAGAGCGGAAGGTGGTCCAGTTGGCCGCCCACAACGCGTTCCAGTACATCGGTGTGCGCTACGGCGTCGAGATGCGCCCACTCGTCGTCAACCTCGCGGCCAGTGGCGACGTGAAACCGTCCGACATCACCGAGGCGAAGCGTGTTATCGACGAGAACGACATCAAATACGTCGGTGCCGGTGTCTTCGAGACGCGAAAGCCAGCGAAGCAGTTGATTGCGGAGACGGACGTCGAAGCCTACTACCCGGTGACTCCCTACGCGGGCGTCCGCGAAGACTGGGTCGAGAACGACTGGGGCTACGAGGAAATCGCCTACAACATCAACATGCCGACGTTCGAAATCGTCCTCGGAAACAAGACGCCCGACGAAGTCGGGTACGATGGGTGGAACGACGAGTGGAGGAACTTCGAGTGA
- a CDS encoding metal ABC transporter permease — translation MTAALLVPLQTGLLDTLLAPMYGILEFWYWLLTQLYYLTGLELISPQYKFMHRAILVGLCIGVMAPLIGTFLVHRQLALIGDALAHTAFAGVAVGLFLNGVLSLGVSPYLTAVVVAVIAALLIELISEATDAYNDVSMAIVLSTGFALGTVLISLNAGGLAVGINQYLFGNLSTVSAENAAILLVLFAVIVGTVALTRNQLLYVTFDETAAAVSGLSVTWYNRVMVMLTALVVVGAMQIMGVILVAAMLVVPVAGAAQVSRSFSESLLVSVVLAELAVLIGIGVSYYGEATAGGVIVLVAVGIYVVSVAIGKLQARVREDTAPELGSIDAGDAGDA, via the coding sequence ATGACCGCGGCCCTCCTCGTTCCGCTGCAAACAGGCCTCCTGGACACGCTCCTCGCGCCGATGTACGGCATCCTCGAGTTCTGGTACTGGCTGTTGACCCAACTGTACTACCTGACTGGCCTCGAACTCATCAGCCCGCAGTACAAGTTCATGCACCGCGCCATCCTCGTCGGCCTCTGTATCGGCGTCATGGCCCCCCTCATCGGGACGTTCCTCGTCCACCGACAACTCGCGCTCATCGGGGACGCCCTCGCACACACGGCATTCGCCGGTGTCGCCGTCGGATTGTTCCTCAACGGCGTCCTCAGCCTCGGCGTCTCACCGTACCTGACCGCCGTCGTCGTTGCAGTCATCGCCGCACTCCTCATCGAACTCATCTCCGAGGCGACGGACGCCTACAACGACGTGTCGATGGCTATCGTCCTCTCGACGGGGTTCGCACTCGGGACGGTACTCATCAGCCTCAACGCCGGTGGTCTCGCGGTCGGTATCAACCAGTACCTCTTCGGTAACCTCTCGACTGTCTCGGCGGAGAACGCAGCGATTCTCCTCGTACTCTTCGCTGTTATCGTCGGTACCGTCGCACTCACGCGCAACCAACTCCTCTACGTCACCTTCGACGAGACGGCGGCGGCAGTCTCCGGTCTCTCAGTCACGTGGTACAACCGCGTGATGGTCATGCTGACCGCACTCGTCGTCGTCGGTGCGATGCAGATTATGGGCGTCATCCTCGTCGCCGCGATGCTCGTCGTGCCCGTCGCCGGCGCGGCGCAGGTGTCGCGGAGTTTCTCCGAGTCGCTCCTCGTCTCCGTCGTGCTCGCCGAACTCGCCGTCCTCATCGGAATCGGCGTGTCCTACTACGGTGAGGCGACGGCGGGCGGCGTCATCGTCCTCGTCGCAGTCGGTATCTACGTCGTCTCTGTCGCTATCGGAAAACTGCAAGCGCGGGTCCGCGAGGACACGGCACCAGAACTCGGGAGTATCGACGCCGGTGACGCCGGCGACGCGTAG
- a CDS encoding VIT1/CCC1 transporter family protein, with amino-acid sequence MMSDSPSIDIERAKAAYRDEIDGAYLYDVLADLADTPELQSVYDRLANSERSHAERLREIIDDDDSLSSTPSWRARVLARLARRFGPSVVLSTLTEREVDGAATYLDAGETAIAADEHGHARTLRALSETTEGVQGTTLAMLEGRHRATSGNTLRAAVLGANDGLVSNLSLVMGVAGASLSPESVLIAGLAGLVAGSGSMAMGEWLSVQSSRELYERQLSVEAAELEATPEQEAEELALIYRAKGIPDARATELAMQIVSDRETALDTLAREELAIDPEDLGGSAWGAAASSFVLFAIGAVIPVIPFFFISGLTAVVVSLVLSAIGLFAIGAGITVLTGRSLLFSGGRQVGIGLVAAALTYGIGSLVGVGLVG; translated from the coding sequence ATGATGAGTGATTCACCGTCCATCGACATTGAGCGCGCCAAAGCGGCGTACCGCGACGAGATAGACGGTGCCTATCTCTACGACGTGCTGGCGGACCTCGCCGACACGCCGGAACTCCAGTCCGTCTACGACAGACTGGCGAACTCGGAACGCAGTCACGCCGAACGACTGCGAGAAATCATCGACGACGACGATTCGCTGTCGTCGACGCCGTCGTGGCGTGCACGGGTTCTCGCACGACTCGCACGACGGTTCGGTCCCAGTGTCGTCCTGTCCACCCTCACCGAACGCGAAGTCGACGGCGCAGCAACCTATCTCGACGCTGGAGAGACGGCCATCGCGGCGGACGAACACGGCCACGCACGCACACTTCGGGCACTCTCTGAGACGACAGAAGGCGTGCAGGGGACGACGCTCGCGATGCTGGAGGGACGTCACCGCGCGACGAGTGGAAACACGCTCCGAGCGGCGGTTCTCGGTGCCAACGACGGATTGGTCTCGAACCTCAGTCTCGTGATGGGTGTCGCCGGCGCGTCGCTCTCCCCTGAGTCGGTTCTCATCGCCGGTCTCGCTGGCCTCGTCGCCGGGTCGGGGTCGATGGCGATGGGCGAGTGGCTTTCGGTGCAGAGTTCGCGCGAACTGTACGAGCGTCAACTCTCCGTCGAGGCCGCCGAGCTCGAAGCGACACCGGAACAAGAGGCCGAAGAACTCGCGCTCATCTATCGCGCGAAGGGAATCCCGGACGCGCGGGCGACCGAACTCGCGATGCAAATCGTCTCCGACCGCGAAACCGCACTCGACACGCTCGCGCGCGAAGAACTCGCTATCGACCCGGAGGACCTCGGAGGGTCCGCGTGGGGGGCAGCAGCGAGTTCGTTCGTCCTCTTCGCTATCGGCGCTGTCATCCCGGTGATTCCGTTCTTCTTCATCTCTGGACTGACGGCCGTCGTCGTGAGTCTCGTACTGAGTGCCATCGGACTCTTCGCCATCGGTGCGGGAATCACCGTGTTGACTGGGCGAAGTCTCCTCTTCTCTGGTGGTCGGCAGGTCGGTATCGGCCTCGTTGCCGCTGCGTTGACGTACGGAATCGGGTCGCTCGTCGGGGTCGGCTTAGTTGGATAG